The sequence CTATTGTCTTTGATCCAAATTCCTTCATGTGCTCTGATGTAAAGAATGCCTCTCTTCACTGAAGTGAATAGGAAGATACTACATGCATGGAAACACCATGTACACACAGTATCTGTTGTGCATGCAAGAACTGGCTTGAATGGATCAGGCTAGTTCAGTAAGAAATATAAACTCATGGGTTGTTGtggtccattgaaatcagtttaCAACAGCCTAAAGTCTGTGCTACTGGAAGCAAATTAACCTAGTTTATGTTGGAGATAAATTCATGTCACAATTGAAGATTATAATCCCACCCTCATGTAGTCCACTGTTGTACTATACACATTTCATTTACCTTCCTAGGGACAATTCTGGAGATTCCCGGTTTGCTTTAACCTTTAAACATGTTACCTTCTGTTTCTTCAGCTAGAGCTCAGATAACAGTTTATGAAGTGTCATGTTGTAGCTAGCTATCATATGACATGAATAGTTTGTACCAGTGATAGGTCTTGCATGTGGGAATTCAAAGCCACCATATGCTACTAGGCTGGCTACTAAAGGCCTTTCACAATACAGTgaagcatttatttttaaaataatagacATGATATTATATGTACAGGACGGGACTTTGCAAAATGGCAGTCAGGACTAAAAGATAGAGAACCTTCTGTTAATCATGACTGtacaaataaaaaaaacaaaatattttttatattaatgcaatttaaaacatttctgtataAGATATTCTGTCATAATGCTACCGGCTGAGTCACCAGCCTGTAGTTTCAGCTGGTATTACAAgacttgccatgtggaagcccaaGTATAGCAGTGCTCCCTGGGCTAGCCAAAGGGTAAATATAGAATCTTACTATTGTTAAAATCAATCTGTTTAAAACCCACAGTAATACTTGAAATTCTTGTATAAAATTAAATGGGGGAGGGTACAGATACAAAAAACAATTTttgtgattaaaaaaaattatttcctagGAACACCAGAGAAGATTATACTCATTCTCAGGTTCTACCATTCCCCAGTGTTATCATGTTAATGACATGAGGTCAACCTACACAAAAGCATGtgattaaaagagaaaaaaatgttataGTTAACTTGATGACTTTGGTTACTGGGGCTATTCAACTCTCACATACTACTTTTATTGGATATGAGACTTCTACATAAACTGGGAAACTGTGTCATAGGTTACCTGACATGCAGGCAAATCCCTTATCAAGTACAGTAAAGAAGACAGGCAGTAACCAGGACTACTATAGACTGGGaaggccaagagagtgggaggagAGAGGCGATGTCAGCGCTTGGATAGAAAGAAAACATGCTGCGTTCCTGTGGACTGCTGTGTCAGGCAGCCTGCACTTTAATGACCCTGCGGCCAGCAGGGATTGTGAGAATGGTAAACTGGTGGACTTGGAGCAACTGTAGTAGCTGCCTATTGGGACAAGGACTGCCGGCAGGCAAGAAGCCCCGTTGTAAGTCCGGCTGTAGAGTGCTGTGGTATTGAAGGGGCGGGGAGCGAGGCTGCTTCTGTTTCGTTTGGTCACTGAATCAGTGGTCCGTCAAAATTACTGGTGTCTATAtgaccagcagcagctctccggggtgtCAGGTAGccgtaactggagatgctgaatgTTGATCCTGGGACCTTGAGCATGCAAGTAGAaattctaccattgagccacagcccttcccctaaTGGGAGAGGGGGCTTCTGATCGCCAGATCCAGCCTGAatcggtttggggaggggctgtggtagagcatatgcttggcatgcagaaggtcccaggttcagtctctggtatCTCAGCCTAAAAGGTTCAGGCGATGAGTAAGACGTCTccctgagagctgctgccagtttgaggaaacaatactgatcttgatggaccaatggtctgattcaatataataCAAGGTCAtatgtttatataccaccttATACTGTGCTTCATAAGCTTTTGAACTCAGGTTTCCCTGGTACAACACTGGCTATTATTTCTCATGGGTTAGAGGTCTCAAAAGCTTGTGTTACAACAAACCCTAGTCTTTAAGATACCACATCACAGTGCTCACTGTTGGGTTGGCTGCAACAAATGGTTGGAAGTGTAGTCTCCCTAGGCCAGAGTGCTGCATGTTCTTTCAAATCCTAGCTTCTGTGGACTCATGCGGGCTACGTCACTCAGTTCTGTATTTTATAAACGGGGAATACCCCTTATATCTCATGTGAGAACAAGCTGGATCAAAGCTGGAATGTAGAAACACTATAAGGAGGAAGAGGCATTTCACTACCAGTGTTTTAGTTATTCTAAAATAGTTGTAACACTGAGTAAGATTAGAAAGCAGTATGTTCACCAGAAGCAAAGAAATACAGGACTCCAGTACACTAAGTATCTGGGAAAGGGTATTTTCATACATGCCAGTGTATTCTCTTCTGAACTCACACCTACTTACAGAAGTTATTCTTAAAGCTTTAGCTGTGGTTGCAGGTGACACCAACACAGTTTTATTCTGTGTTCAAGTAGAGCAAATTAGTGTCCTTAGTGTAGAGGACACACTTGAGAAACCATACAAAAACAAATACTACTACTTGGGCATATATTACAGATATACAAAATGGAAGTGTGATTGCTTGCCATTTTTGCACTGTTGAGGATCATAATGTGTCATATAAAGAACTCAAGAACTTACTGGAATCCGAACATGTTCAGCTAATCGATGTTAGAGAGAAATGGGAAATTGGAGAACATGGAAAAATCCCAGGGTCCATCAACATTCCATGTAAGTTAACACATTTGCTGTTCAGCAGTGGGGTGGTGGGACAAAAGGCTAGCTAGTTCAGTTAAACAAGATTATACATGACAGGAGATATAGAAGATTAGCTGACATTATCTGGATTTGTATTGCCAATTTTCTTCTACAATAATGGCTAGTGTAATGATTACAAGACAATACATGTGGGACACTTTGAATAGCAAAAGTGTTATATACATACAGTGATTATTCTCTTTTAATGACTATCATATCTCATGGTAAGCAATAACAGGTTGAATCAATTGTTCTTGCAGTGGGTGAGGTTGTAGAAGCTCTTCAGATGAAtccagaacattttaaaaagctataCAATCAAGATATGCCTTCTAAATCAGATCATTTAGTGTTTGCCTGTATGGCAGGAGTAAGAAGCAAACAAGCTCTAGCTGCTGCAAAGTCTTTAGGTTTTGACAGGTAAGTATATATACATCCACACAAGCTTAATGGTCTTATTGAGAGGAATGGTTTCAGGCCAgcatgaaaaaatgaaatcctaccttcaagtcatagctgacatggcaatccctggtggggtttttatggcaagagactaacaaaggtggtttgccattgcttgtctctgcaaccctggtctttgttggaggtctcctacccaattactaatcaaggctggccttgcttagcttctgagatctgacaagatcaggctctttgttgccaagtaggccccctcccctgctttaaagcctgccatgaactgtgctaaagtttcctgcattgctgttttactgctacaccaaagattgctttgcacgtgtgtgttctgatacacgtgtcagtttcctgcctgcgtgtcaattacccttgttgctgctatagactgtgtagtttactgactccatgtttggttaactgcacaaaaggactctctttctgggcagccctgccctgacctgtatctggaattcccagtgtgtgtgtttggactctgttacaagtgtgccccgtgcctgcattgccatctgccacggaccgtgcctgttccctgctttggactgtgttttgagtgttgttccccctgcctccatggaagcctgcctcatatgggcccaagccgctgctagcagccgggcgcctgccggggaaacctccagcgagcctggctaggcgctccctggtcagttcccgcctggagcctcccgcgggtcggtccccgagcttgccctcgctaccgggcagcctgctatccagccccagctatgcccagccggcatccatgttctcaggcagccagaagaccctgggaagaagactgctttgagaagccatttcggcgaagcgagcacaccacgtccgcagcgagagcccctcgccccgctctgcatatcttaggagccgccccggagaaggaactaagtgccgaccatcccaagcacttagagaatgcatctcaaagaaacctccgcattccagagctgatgacatcaggacaagccctgtccgctggaacatcctttcagcccactcggatttccccctccctcttttgtcccctcttcctgaggtgtcacttatcacaatctgattaccaaagtggcccatccaagccattcagtagcccattagaccctttgttttaatctgtgagaaccaccaagtacagcaccagccccagggtacgttttggggtatttaagctggtctctcagaccactcggtgctcaggccattccctatccagacctccttgctgtccgtctgtggtcccagtgctggcattgggccaccctcgctgctgcgtctctgcttcgctccaggataagtgagtattccccctaccatcgttgggaaccagctaatgcgaacgtctctgtatttcctactctgtatttcttagaccttgtatgttctttgtatgattgtgcaagctaggcttacgctacactcaatacacgtgtttggaccttactccttgtctgcctctttttcactagagtgtctgggatcgggacctccgtaaacataggttatgatcctcgcttaatattaatagttacagactgctacagctaattccccatcataataaagagcagttctggtaacagtttactggtggagaatgcgggcataacccagttcgtgtgaatgcacgtgagtcgacacgcgtgtcttcagcgaactgacttagaggaaaattttccagacctctgtgtaaagagcgcaatttagctcagggaattaacagtgtgaatgtgtgtggctctagcgagcatttctatcttgtgggttggcttttcccccatttcctccttcagccagctttggactacttgccttttgtggtgcaccgcgaggccctccagccgttataaccggtgtactgtgggtgaggacctctgaactggtgaagttcctggccaccttccgggccgcctaaacgcgtctatgtgggtgggatcccagaagtaggctctatagatttatatatatcctgaagcagcacgtataaaattctcttccgccctcccccgtctctcctaagtccgtccaaaccccgttcctgccagcacttaggcttcaatccccgctccggaggaaacgtgaagggatcgttagtccgtttggtcagtttagctttggggaatctgaagccaggttcctgaagccccgcggcagccggccgcaccgtgcttgagagttttaagttagactcttgggcgcctttccgcttgcgagttttaagtcagactcgtgagcacacctcgcttgggagtcagtgggactcttgggcacacttttgcttgggagttgttagaactcttgagcgcacctcgcttgggagtacagtaagctttactcctgggcacttttgcttggggacttgcagaggcagtccttgagcgctttcagtcttttggtcgaggcttggagacagtttaaccgtttgtctctgagcgtgaggcctggggactttttggagtttagttcttgggcagagagcttgagagcatatgtagcttctaagcagaggcttgggagcatttctggttgcctgagcagaggcttgggagaccccttaattgcagtttctgagcagaggcttgggaacactttttggttttctgagcgcataggcttgggagacccctgagctttggttttccgagtagaggcttgggagacccctgagctttagcttctaggcagaggcttggaagcactgagcgtttttggttcttgggcttagagagcttgagagcaccctctgagccagtaagcttttcctggtcccgtggcttgtaggcaagcttgaaacgggaataggaattttccttctcccccggtggagaagagccgagtgtagaacccttaaaaatacccttgtgaaccctaaaagtagaaccttaaaaccccctggtaaaaacccttgaggacctgagggaaggataaacctcccaaaagggacatagagaggaagaagttgttaaaacccttgagcagctttaatcgccccacccctgattgttgctgatccactctttaacctcccccgagatcagccttaaactaaaaggaaaaatgtaccgggcaaaccccaccgtgccccgcctggagaagtggctagtgaagaagggagattgcccttgggaagccggttccttc is a genomic window of Eublepharis macularius isolate TG4126 chromosome 1, MPM_Emac_v1.0, whole genome shotgun sequence containing:
- the TSTD3 gene encoding thiosulfate sulfurtransferase/rhodanese-like domain-containing protein 3, which translates into the protein MLRSCGLLCQAACTLMTLRPAGIVRMVNWWTWSNCSSCLLGQGLPAGKKPRYIQNGSVIACHFCTVEDHNVSYKELKNLLESEHVQLIDVREKWEIGEHGKIPGSINIPLGEVVEALQMNPEHFKKLYNQDMPSKSDHLVFACMAGVRSKQALAAAKSLGFDRVQHYIGGFKEWAEHESSSRKT